One genomic segment of Belonocnema kinseyi isolate 2016_QV_RU_SX_M_011 chromosome 2, B_treatae_v1, whole genome shotgun sequence includes these proteins:
- the LOC117168243 gene encoding uncharacterized protein LOC117168243 encodes MGTFTVIIQIQDGSILGDRLHYTNYDGGGRVRWLQPEKYTPTNFEYFNVMINMPDIPHHLVETSYTLQELHATADFKYLHHTPVIAFMHLNWNEKFVARDFHPWNLTVSRNDDDYEDRIFIGIRGTPVVFSSRYGVELLQELDVGDLLHPFKCRRC; translated from the coding sequence ATGGGTACCTTCACTGTGATTATTCAAATTCAGGATGGCTCTATTCTGGGAGACCGCCTTCATTATACCAATTATGACGGTGGTGGACGCGTACGCTGGCTGCAACCTGAGAAATATACACCTACAAATTTCGAATACTTCAACGTTATGATAAATATGCCAGACATTCCTCACCATCTCGTGGAAACGAGTTATACTCTCCAAGAACTTCACGCAACAGCAGATTTCAAATATCTTCATCATACTCCAGTGATAGCTTTTATGCATTTGAATTGGAACGAAAAGTTTGTAGCTCGAGACTTCCATCCATGGAATCTTACTGTTTCACGTAATGATGATGATTATGAAGACCGCATTTTTATAGGTATACGAGGAACCCCTGTAGTCTTTTCTTCAAGATATGGAGTAGAGTTATTACAGGAACTCGACGTGGGGGACCTTTTACACCCTTTTAAATGTAGACgctgttag